One segment of Aquimarina sp. BL5 DNA contains the following:
- a CDS encoding TssN family type VI secretion system protein — protein MSLILQSAALNADFFKVGIILLAVSVILMGVVAGLKKLFVKNKKKFFLYMLVVLLLFAATALLSNEKVLNDVPLNSFIGFQVIFLCLGSLHVLAMRKFFPNLLDDNPTRFWPEFLYTIITIFIGLITFLFVVGIYKPEYKYIFAASSICFLIPIMIVKLYEFAVSVPVPIFKKWFYPIDKKMKDPKDDELINPLVISFEFNKGENIEELSNFRLKAPEKMEFGKLFYFFINDYNDRHPEGEIEFLDDKNNPYGWIFYTKPNWMGMQTHVDFTRTIEGNNIKENDVIICKRA, from the coding sequence ATGAGTTTGATATTACAATCTGCAGCACTAAATGCTGATTTTTTTAAGGTGGGAATAATACTATTAGCCGTTAGCGTTATACTAATGGGGGTTGTTGCCGGGCTAAAGAAACTTTTTGTCAAAAATAAAAAGAAATTCTTCCTGTACATGCTAGTAGTCCTTTTATTATTCGCTGCTACAGCTTTATTAAGTAATGAGAAGGTTCTTAATGATGTTCCGTTAAATAGTTTTATTGGGTTTCAAGTTATCTTTTTATGCTTAGGTTCATTACATGTCCTAGCAATGCGTAAATTTTTCCCTAATTTATTAGATGACAACCCTACTCGTTTCTGGCCTGAATTTTTATACACTATAATTACCATATTTATTGGCCTTATTACATTCCTATTTGTAGTTGGGATTTATAAACCGGAATACAAATATATATTTGCCGCATCTTCAATTTGTTTCCTCATCCCCATAATGATTGTTAAACTATATGAATTTGCTGTTTCTGTTCCAGTACCTATATTTAAGAAGTGGTTCTACCCTATTGACAAGAAAATGAAAGACCCTAAAGATGATGAACTAATAAATCCTTTAGTTATCTCATTTGAATTCAATAAAGGAGAGAACATCGAAGAGTTAAGTAATTTTAGACTAAAGGCTCCTGAAAAGATGGAATTTGGCAAGCTTTTCTACTTCTTTATTAATGATTATAACGACAGACACCCTGAAGGAGAAATTGAGTTTTTGGATGATAAAAACAATCCGTATGGATGGATTTTTTATACTAAACCCAACTGGATGGGTATGCAAACACATGTAGACTTTACCAGAACGATTGAAGGAAACAACATAAAGGAAAATGATGTAATCATTTGCAAGAGAGCATAA
- a CDS encoding GPW/gp25 family protein, translated as MITSYYKLPLNTFKIIKNKEIDNCDLIQSIIGYIHLITTSYFGECTFDESFGCSIWNVDFDNLTSTNKLRNTISESLVESIVSQEKRLKKVTVDVVIKQEEFKNRGSLNRIKKRVEIKVNGIVSRTNEQFSCLERFYIAPLSF; from the coding sequence ATGATTACTTCTTATTATAAATTGCCTTTAAATACTTTTAAAATTATTAAGAATAAGGAAATTGATAATTGTGACCTTATACAATCTATTATTGGTTATATTCATTTGATTACAACATCATATTTTGGTGAATGTACTTTTGACGAGTCATTTGGGTGTTCTATCTGGAATGTGGATTTTGATAATCTAACAAGTACGAATAAATTGCGAAATACAATTTCTGAGTCTTTAGTTGAAAGTATTGTTTCTCAGGAAAAAAGACTTAAAAAAGTAACCGTAGATGTGGTTATAAAACAGGAGGAATTTAAAAATAGAGGAAGTTTAAATAGAATTAAGAAACGTGTAGAGATAAAAGTGAATGGCATTGTTAGTAGAACTAATGAACAGTTCTCTTGCCTAGAAAGGTTTTATATAGCTCCACTTTCATTTTAA
- the tssD gene encoding type VI secretion system tube protein TssD, with protein MSFKAKLKVGGNEYNVLNCNYGLSQETDATGRPSSVTRGGMITIEVESTSDTSLSDWMFNNFEMRSGSVVFLKRDTEATSKELKFTDAYAVKYKENFDATGKNPMVEILTISAREIGIGNGEHVNEWV; from the coding sequence ATGTCTTTTAAAGCAAAATTAAAAGTTGGTGGAAATGAGTACAACGTATTAAACTGTAATTACGGTTTATCTCAAGAAACTGACGCAACAGGTCGTCCATCTTCTGTAACCAGAGGAGGTATGATTACTATTGAAGTAGAGTCTACTTCAGATACTAGTTTATCTGATTGGATGTTCAATAATTTTGAAATGAGAAGTGGTTCAGTAGTATTCTTAAAAAGAGATACTGAAGCTACTTCTAAAGAATTAAAGTTTACTGATGCTTATGCAGTGAAATACAAAGAAAATTTTGATGCTACTGGTAAAAATCCAATGGTTGAAATCTTAACTATTTCTGCAAGAGAAATAGGAATCGGAAACGGTGAGCATGTAAACGAGTGGGTATAA
- a CDS encoding DUF2931 family protein — translation MTRVYLLFLIVSITYLSSCKKSDKVGIQETGSIMANTQKEKKYDWLPTECAPEIYPVRIHEGYLITKDGSSIEIPNGGRTVQNGWGQIGSTYIVGDELKPIPQKLKITWISYAENKFYSGDFDLPSEKMSQLFEKGFLDRRNKKDNYSRIVVGLAPGGIVSVWMLGSGSTVEIAQFVAQETDMKINDLVPNTNLDRETYVAKRMNGLKEDKLQKLNEVGIRTDIWNLYRKRFFWKPVYNFKSQAEATKILIDFFNGERIYTFSKNPSLTSFQDFAVPKYTRFYWVDNNKNEFGSKIYFDEKEMYETFDKIFANPKVKQAVLNFEVDKYNSNIKVFVESDVERLELKKATIKSI, via the coding sequence ATGACTAGAGTATATCTTTTATTTTTAATTGTATCTATAACTTATTTGAGTTCCTGTAAAAAATCAGATAAAGTAGGTATACAAGAAACTGGATCAATAATGGCAAATACCCAAAAAGAAAAAAAATACGACTGGTTACCAACAGAATGTGCTCCCGAAATCTATCCTGTTAGAATACACGAAGGATATTTGATTACAAAAGATGGAAGTTCTATTGAGATACCTAATGGAGGTAGAACTGTTCAGAACGGATGGGGGCAAATTGGATCCACATATATTGTCGGAGATGAACTAAAGCCGATACCACAAAAATTAAAAATCACTTGGATTTCTTATGCTGAAAACAAGTTTTATAGTGGCGACTTTGATTTACCTTCAGAAAAAATGAGTCAGCTTTTTGAAAAAGGATTTTTAGATCGTAGAAATAAAAAAGATAACTATTCAAGGATAGTTGTAGGTCTGGCCCCAGGAGGAATTGTTTCTGTATGGATGCTTGGTTCTGGTTCTACTGTGGAGATAGCGCAGTTTGTTGCCCAGGAAACAGATATGAAAATCAATGATTTAGTCCCAAATACTAATTTAGACCGAGAAACTTATGTTGCTAAGAGAATGAACGGTTTAAAAGAAGATAAACTTCAAAAATTAAACGAAGTTGGTATCAGAACTGATATCTGGAATTTATATAGGAAACGTTTTTTTTGGAAGCCTGTATACAATTTTAAAAGCCAAGCAGAAGCTACAAAAATTCTTATTGATTTTTTTAATGGTGAACGTATTTATACTTTTAGTAAAAATCCATCATTAACCTCTTTTCAAGATTTTGCGGTTCCAAAATACACACGATTCTATTGGGTAGATAATAATAAAAATGAATTTGGAAGTAAAATATATTTTGATGAAAAGGAAATGTATGAAACTTTTGATAAAATCTTTGCAAACCCTAAAGTTAAACAGGCTGTTTTAAATTTTGAAGTAGACAAATATAATAGTAATATAAAAGTATTTGTTGAAAGTGACGTTGAACGTTTAGAGTTAAAAAAAGCTACGATAAAAAGTATATGA
- a CDS encoding M23 family metallopeptidase, whose product MSRERELVMEIQVAGRTFYEEEETLTIIGDEAEILEAYFAEKTVKEESLKDGTYQYTFDKLTSTDSKTKRSNVAKAIHKSINDEISSQHKEVKLADITKVINEKETGKKWPLQSHAKDSTLTFDQYKKETKTYYKKITSAPMGYQVYLITETKNLKDKKVKLKIHEKESDLKLLKTKDDILPVLVFAKKEDTTTETEVSDWIEIDVKEESGNKEDGNLFLYKEENENKIEVGIKKIQLRPKEDKIKTEGEDAHKSFEGWQEALYIREDETQEGKKAIKEAEDSKAVRDAEKDTIQKFDKDAKNKTYPAGDIDAPKTAIAGKAIEYILDIDIDDKNYRHKDKATEEDKNNIRWSFYVQGESKTDKKSTYITSKSKPGFYTYAKTEVVDGKNKLTIVFDEALKGKKVQIEPFRGSPDLSINPKFVRTTTVQKAPEPKISKRETTSLWLTSQYENKEKDFKSYFKLETPGLLFPFRSIPLNHPDGFKNNSYKVWNYRLHETKAPTFGYKRNPGMRIHAARDLYYEVKEPIYAIFDGVVKRKKDFYLDTWVIEIEHDFEYKKGHKLTVRYGEVNKSNILVNVGDKVKRGQPIAEIGLLYNSKKKTYIVQPSPDKRGMLHIEMYTGEESGPLTDPNVKYSDMLYAKSTNYSTGRSFKRRKDLFDPLTLLDKMYINSKKEGLMK is encoded by the coding sequence ATGAGCAGAGAACGGGAATTAGTTATGGAAATCCAGGTGGCCGGCAGGACATTTTATGAAGAAGAAGAAACACTGACCATCATAGGCGACGAAGCTGAAATCTTAGAGGCATATTTTGCAGAAAAAACGGTAAAAGAGGAATCTCTAAAAGATGGCACGTACCAATACACTTTTGATAAATTAACGAGTACAGATAGCAAAACGAAACGATCCAATGTAGCCAAGGCTATCCATAAAAGTATCAATGATGAAATATCATCACAACATAAGGAAGTAAAGCTCGCAGATATTACCAAAGTTATTAATGAAAAGGAAACAGGTAAAAAATGGCCTTTGCAAAGTCATGCAAAAGATAGCACCCTAACTTTTGATCAATATAAAAAAGAAACAAAAACATATTATAAAAAAATTACTTCTGCTCCTATGGGATATCAGGTATATCTCATTACAGAGACCAAAAATCTTAAAGACAAAAAAGTAAAACTTAAGATTCATGAAAAAGAAAGTGATCTTAAATTACTCAAGACCAAAGACGATATACTTCCTGTGTTAGTATTTGCAAAAAAAGAGGATACTACTACAGAAACAGAAGTTAGTGATTGGATTGAGATTGATGTAAAAGAAGAAAGCGGAAATAAAGAAGATGGAAATTTATTTTTATATAAAGAAGAAAATGAAAACAAGATCGAAGTAGGGATCAAAAAAATACAATTACGCCCTAAAGAAGATAAAATCAAAACTGAAGGTGAAGACGCTCATAAAAGTTTTGAAGGTTGGCAGGAAGCATTGTATATACGGGAAGATGAAACCCAAGAAGGTAAGAAAGCAATTAAAGAAGCTGAAGATAGTAAAGCAGTTCGAGACGCTGAAAAAGACACTATACAAAAATTCGATAAAGACGCAAAAAACAAAACATATCCTGCAGGGGATATAGATGCCCCTAAAACTGCTATTGCAGGGAAGGCAATAGAATATATTCTGGATATAGATATAGATGATAAAAACTATCGCCATAAAGACAAGGCTACCGAAGAAGATAAGAATAATATACGTTGGTCTTTTTATGTACAGGGCGAGTCAAAAACTGATAAAAAAAGCACCTATATCACCTCAAAAAGTAAACCAGGATTTTATACCTATGCCAAGACAGAAGTTGTAGATGGGAAAAATAAACTAACTATTGTTTTTGATGAAGCTTTAAAAGGTAAAAAAGTACAAATAGAACCTTTTAGAGGATCTCCTGATTTAAGTATAAACCCTAAATTTGTAAGAACAACAACAGTACAGAAAGCCCCTGAACCCAAAATTTCTAAACGAGAAACAACATCTCTATGGCTAACTTCTCAATATGAAAATAAAGAAAAGGATTTTAAGAGTTATTTTAAACTTGAAACTCCTGGCTTGTTGTTTCCATTTAGAAGTATTCCGTTAAATCATCCAGATGGTTTTAAAAATAATAGTTATAAAGTTTGGAACTATCGTCTACACGAAACAAAAGCTCCTACCTTTGGATACAAGAGAAATCCAGGGATGAGAATTCACGCAGCAAGAGATTTATATTATGAAGTAAAAGAACCTATTTATGCCATATTTGATGGAGTTGTTAAACGAAAAAAAGACTTCTACTTAGATACTTGGGTTATTGAAATAGAACACGATTTTGAATATAAAAAAGGACATAAATTAACGGTAAGATATGGAGAAGTTAATAAAAGTAATATTCTTGTCAATGTTGGTGATAAGGTGAAAAGAGGACAACCAATAGCCGAAATAGGATTATTATATAACAGTAAGAAAAAAACCTACATTGTTCAACCTTCTCCGGATAAAAGAGGAATGTTACACATTGAGATGTATACTGGCGAAGAAAGTGGACCATTAACTGATCCTAATGTTAAATATAGTGATATGCTTTACGCAAAATCTACGAATTATTCTACAGGAAGATCTTTTAAAAGAAGAAAAGACTTATTTGACCCTTTAACTCTTTTAGACAAAATGTATATTAACTCTAAGAAAGAAGGATTAATGAAATAA
- a CDS encoding DUF4280 domain-containing protein, translated as MSSKIYVLDGALLECNQGFVPAKLLVTQNQKVKIQGKFKATDMDNQVPATFGQCKLKPTSGGYLPCMPALQKWTKTTKTSTLGGSKKFLYEDSECMCATGGKITIMQPMQINTAGSTSEKFKEIAMTIPGAMMGNDKAPKVVESYWMDEEGKEKIGEIKYGEKATMFIRTENVDPGQSISIKVKDTGDNKIDGQQNSLTYSGNILEDGTAELSLLETQEDWNKE; from the coding sequence ATGAGTAGTAAAATATATGTATTAGACGGGGCGTTACTAGAATGTAATCAGGGATTTGTGCCTGCCAAACTTTTAGTAACACAAAATCAAAAAGTCAAAATCCAAGGTAAGTTTAAAGCCACAGATATGGACAATCAGGTGCCTGCAACTTTTGGTCAGTGTAAGCTAAAACCGACCAGTGGCGGATATTTACCGTGTATGCCTGCTTTACAAAAATGGACAAAAACTACGAAAACATCCACCTTAGGAGGTAGTAAAAAATTCTTATACGAAGATTCTGAATGTATGTGTGCTACTGGTGGTAAAATAACCATCATGCAACCTATGCAAATCAATACCGCTGGAAGTACCAGTGAAAAGTTTAAAGAAATCGCCATGACCATTCCCGGTGCAATGATGGGTAATGACAAAGCCCCCAAAGTAGTAGAAAGCTATTGGATGGACGAAGAAGGTAAAGAAAAGATTGGCGAAATTAAATATGGTGAGAAAGCAACCATGTTTATTAGAACAGAAAATGTTGATCCAGGACAGTCTATATCTATTAAAGTAAAAGATACCGGAGATAATAAGATAGATGGACAACAAAACTCCCTTACCTACTCAGGTAACATACTCGAAGATGGTACAGCAGAATTAAGCCTTTTAGAAACCCAAGAAGACTGGAATAAAGAATAG
- a CDS encoding DUF2235 domain-containing protein, translating to MGSIGLTATSSGAQETSRNVLSGVNVQTAPVHVGNAEYEELTPEDSVDVIVGVFFDGTLNNRANTRARLEYNNKINGQSYDRNSANGYTNWIGIKRTGSYDNDESNVSRMEPAYEKISEEKKHQLSVYIEGIGTEDHESDSTWGKSMGKGATGVKGKVKKGCEEIAKLINALGVEKINSIYIDAYGFSRGAAAARNFVFEINQKKGDQKEILMDGLYQYTGQLYQEDGGVLGEKLIEYGLEIKLKPQARFVGLYDTVASFGVYHQNDVRQLNLDAIKKARFTFQLAANDEHRSNFMLTKIGSARGKEKYLPGVHSDIGGGYTDDYNEEVTLDYGGYLPTLEEERTRLIEQGWYLPPQIWVDDVWGTVKAERTGISNEYSYIPLHIMVEYSIKKKLEYDQDLIVSDYPIIDDSEKRVKLTEVKTRLDQYVNDQNDELGFNNPTDEEMLKALRNEYFHFSAHYNDRVLGVLPPMKPNRENGVRTRGTLEGDLND from the coding sequence ATGGGAAGTATTGGATTAACAGCAACATCATCAGGAGCACAAGAGACTAGTAGAAATGTACTCAGCGGAGTAAATGTACAAACTGCTCCCGTTCACGTTGGTAATGCTGAATATGAAGAATTAACTCCAGAGGATTCTGTAGATGTTATAGTAGGTGTGTTTTTTGATGGAACATTAAACAATAGAGCTAACACAAGAGCCAGATTAGAATACAATAACAAGATCAATGGTCAAAGTTATGATAGAAATTCTGCAAATGGATATACAAATTGGATAGGAATCAAAAGAACAGGAAGTTATGATAATGACGAGTCCAATGTCTCTCGCATGGAGCCAGCTTACGAAAAGATTAGTGAAGAAAAAAAACATCAGCTCTCTGTATATATAGAAGGTATTGGAACTGAAGATCATGAAAGTGATAGCACCTGGGGGAAAAGTATGGGGAAAGGCGCTACTGGAGTTAAAGGAAAAGTAAAAAAAGGATGTGAAGAAATCGCAAAATTAATTAATGCATTAGGGGTTGAAAAAATAAATAGTATTTATATTGATGCATATGGGTTTAGCCGGGGAGCCGCAGCTGCAAGAAATTTTGTTTTTGAGATCAATCAGAAGAAAGGAGATCAGAAAGAAATTTTAATGGATGGACTATACCAATATACAGGACAGTTATATCAAGAAGACGGTGGTGTACTAGGAGAAAAACTAATAGAATATGGGCTCGAAATCAAGCTAAAACCTCAAGCTAGGTTTGTCGGTTTATATGATACCGTAGCATCTTTTGGAGTATATCATCAAAATGACGTTAGACAACTCAACTTGGATGCTATAAAAAAAGCTCGTTTCACATTTCAGTTGGCAGCAAATGACGAACATAGAAGTAATTTTATGCTCACTAAAATTGGTAGTGCCAGAGGAAAAGAAAAATATTTACCAGGAGTACATTCAGATATTGGTGGAGGATATACCGACGATTATAATGAAGAAGTTACTCTGGATTATGGAGGATATTTACCCACATTAGAAGAAGAACGCACTAGGCTTATTGAACAAGGATGGTACTTACCACCTCAAATTTGGGTAGATGATGTATGGGGTACGGTAAAGGCTGAAAGAACAGGAATCTCTAATGAATATAGTTACATCCCTCTGCACATTATGGTAGAATATTCCATAAAGAAAAAACTGGAGTATGATCAAGACCTAATTGTCAGCGATTATCCTATAATAGATGACTCTGAAAAAAGAGTGAAACTTACCGAAGTAAAAACACGTTTGGATCAATATGTAAATGATCAAAATGATGAACTTGGCTTCAATAATCCTACCGATGAGGAAATGTTAAAAGCATTACGTAATGAATATTTCCACTTCTCTGCTCACTATAATGACCGGGTTCTAGGAGTTTTACCTCCTATGAAACCCAATAGAGAAAATGGCGTAAGAACTAGAGGAACTTTAGAAGGAGATTTAAATGACTAG
- a CDS encoding type VI secretion system Vgr family protein: MALQSTTQIFIGGSPINAYKRLMLHQEIDAHHILELVCRMDVLENITGDIASQTKNYLGQIITVQISSLGTLSGYREFEFKGVVTSVNSTMGFHQQNGDLVTIKAHSCSIIADDGPHYNSFNDVDLATILDETFKGYDQSKLETIFNPSGSDNIHYSVQHKESAFQYTSRLAAQYSEWFYYDGSALVLGKPEDQEEVTLTYGHDLQEFSLDLKPSSNSYKYFTNDYLTDGQHEKTTSTISSGVNGYNGFTSNKGDEIFPNETNVYLNSYNDPSLKQRLDTHVEQQKKAEEIKQVVFKGSSDNPGVKIGQVVTIKGEGADYGSFRITSVTHTNTENGRYQNKFEGVTADLDVYPNTNFMAFPKSETQVAIVKENSDPDGIGRIRVQFPWQKQNGELSPWLRIVTPHAGGEKGFHFIPEVDEEVLIGFEGGNAERPYVLGTLYTGGANPAGWNTQNNDVKALRTRSGHTVELNDADGSEFIMITDKNQNIIHIDTANNDITISAGENMTLNAKNMQINVDENLDISVGKNKSETISEDYFISATNEDRQIGETIKVISSEYKQEAQEITTDASGEIKTNAGGKITIASAETVEYGE; this comes from the coding sequence ATGGCATTACAATCTACTACACAAATATTTATTGGCGGATCACCAATAAATGCTTACAAACGATTAATGCTACATCAGGAAATTGATGCGCACCATATACTAGAGTTAGTCTGCAGAATGGATGTTCTGGAGAATATTACAGGAGACATCGCATCTCAAACCAAAAATTATCTTGGACAAATTATCACAGTCCAAATATCATCATTAGGTACGCTATCCGGTTATAGAGAATTCGAATTTAAAGGTGTCGTTACTTCTGTAAATAGCACTATGGGATTCCATCAGCAAAATGGTGATTTGGTTACCATAAAAGCACATAGCTGCAGTATTATTGCAGATGACGGACCTCACTACAATTCTTTTAATGACGTGGATTTGGCAACTATTTTAGACGAAACCTTTAAAGGATACGACCAATCTAAATTAGAAACTATTTTTAACCCTTCTGGTTCTGATAATATCCATTACAGTGTTCAGCATAAAGAAAGTGCTTTTCAATACACCAGTAGATTAGCAGCACAATATAGTGAATGGTTTTACTATGATGGAAGCGCTTTAGTATTAGGAAAACCTGAAGATCAAGAAGAGGTTACATTGACATACGGTCATGATTTACAGGAATTTTCGTTGGATCTAAAACCTTCATCTAACAGTTATAAATACTTTACCAATGACTACTTAACTGATGGGCAACATGAAAAAACCACTAGCACGATAAGCTCTGGAGTAAACGGATATAACGGATTTACTAGCAATAAAGGGGATGAAATCTTCCCAAATGAGACGAATGTATATTTAAATTCATATAACGATCCTTCTCTAAAACAACGATTAGATACACACGTAGAGCAGCAGAAAAAAGCGGAAGAGATAAAGCAAGTAGTATTTAAAGGATCAAGTGATAACCCAGGTGTAAAAATCGGGCAAGTGGTAACCATTAAGGGAGAAGGCGCGGATTATGGAAGTTTTAGAATCACTAGTGTTACACACACCAATACTGAGAACGGAAGGTATCAAAATAAATTCGAAGGAGTAACTGCTGATTTGGATGTGTATCCAAACACCAATTTTATGGCGTTTCCAAAAAGTGAAACCCAGGTGGCAATTGTAAAGGAAAATAGTGATCCAGACGGAATTGGTAGAATTCGTGTACAATTTCCTTGGCAAAAACAAAATGGTGAATTATCACCTTGGTTAAGAATTGTAACACCTCATGCAGGTGGAGAAAAAGGGTTTCATTTCATTCCTGAGGTAGATGAAGAAGTATTAATTGGTTTTGAAGGAGGTAACGCAGAAAGACCATACGTGCTAGGTACATTATATACTGGAGGAGCTAATCCTGCTGGTTGGAATACACAGAATAATGACGTTAAAGCTTTACGAACAAGAAGCGGTCATACGGTAGAATTAAATGATGCAGATGGCTCAGAGTTCATCATGATCACGGATAAAAATCAAAATATCATACATATAGATACCGCCAATAATGACATTACCATTTCTGCAGGAGAAAACATGACGCTAAACGCGAAAAACATGCAGATAAACGTAGATGAAAATTTAGATATATCTGTTGGCAAGAATAAAAGCGAAACAATTTCTGAAGATTATTTTATAAGTGCTACTAATGAGGATCGCCAAATTGGTGAAACCATTAAAGTAATAAGTAGTGAGTATAAACAAGAAGCTCAGGAAATAACCACCGATGCGAGTGGTGAAATTAAAACGAACGCAGGCGGTAAAATTACCATTGCAAGTGCAGAAACAGTGGAGTATGGAGAATAA
- a CDS encoding C40 family peptidase — translation MNTLYKTFFLFIIIVGAMSCGGSKKAEQEALAQARRDSIALAKQNAIQPIQKKYGAILGIPPKKINNVPLFEFIDDWMNAPYKLGGNTKQGIDCSYFTQYIFHDVYGNLIERTAQKQFDAPDTNKFKGQHNLKQGDLIFFNNKGSERNEITHVGFYLGNNRFVHSTSRRGNSGGNGVQISDLTKQPWKRMFVAGGKKPKFSNNTTEN, via the coding sequence ATGAACACACTTTACAAAACTTTCTTTTTATTTATTATCATTGTTGGGGCAATGAGTTGTGGGGGTTCTAAAAAAGCAGAACAAGAAGCATTAGCCCAAGCTAGGAGAGATTCTATTGCTTTGGCAAAACAAAATGCGATCCAACCTATTCAAAAAAAATATGGAGCTATTCTTGGGATTCCTCCAAAAAAAATAAACAATGTTCCCTTATTTGAGTTTATTGATGATTGGATGAACGCTCCATATAAACTTGGTGGAAATACTAAACAAGGGATTGATTGTTCTTATTTTACTCAATATATTTTTCATGATGTTTATGGAAATCTAATCGAAAGAACCGCTCAAAAACAGTTCGACGCACCAGACACCAATAAGTTTAAAGGACAACATAATCTTAAACAAGGGGATCTTATATTTTTTAATAATAAAGGATCAGAACGTAATGAAATTACACACGTAGGATTTTATCTTGGTAATAATCGATTCGTACACTCTACCTCTAGAAGAGGGAATTCTGGTGGAAATGGTGTGCAAATTAGCGACTTAACAAAACAACCTTGGAAAAGAATGTTTGTTGCTGGAGGAAAAAAACCTAAATTTAGCAACAATACTACCGAAAATTAA
- the tssD gene encoding type VI secretion system tube protein TssD has translation MSFLAKLDLDGEEINILDCSFTFRQDTDYTGRPCAKPQGGQVSLLIESTASTDYLDWCISPSITKNCKMTFFRRDNMSSLKNVEIKDAYCIEYTEHFNAESAKPLQIHLVLSAKEITIKGTTFTNNWPSKA, from the coding sequence ATGTCATTTTTAGCAAAATTAGATCTTGATGGGGAAGAGATAAACATTTTGGATTGCTCTTTTACCTTCAGACAAGATACAGATTACACAGGGAGACCTTGTGCAAAGCCACAGGGAGGACAAGTTAGTTTACTTATAGAATCCACAGCGAGTACAGATTATCTAGATTGGTGTATATCACCATCGATTACCAAAAATTGTAAAATGACCTTTTTTAGAAGAGATAATATGTCTAGCCTTAAAAATGTAGAGATTAAAGATGCCTACTGCATTGAATACACAGAGCATTTTAATGCAGAAAGTGCAAAACCTTTGCAAATACATCTAGTACTCTCTGCCAAAGAAATTACAATTAAAGGAACTACGTTTACCAATAATTGGCCCTCTAAGGCATAA